Proteins encoded together in one Neobacillus sp. FSL H8-0543 window:
- a CDS encoding YlxQ family RNA-binding protein, translated as MTNNQWMSLLGLANRARKIISGEELSVKEIRSGKAKLVLLSADASANTTKKITDKCKFYEVPCKYVEDRFLLGQAIGKEARVVVAVLDVGFAKKLITLLD; from the coding sequence ATGACGAATAATCAATGGATGTCATTGCTTGGCTTAGCCAATCGAGCGCGGAAAATTATATCGGGTGAAGAGCTTTCTGTGAAGGAGATACGAAGCGGAAAAGCCAAACTCGTTCTATTATCGGCAGATGCATCTGCAAATACGACCAAAAAAATTACAGATAAATGTAAGTTTTATGAAGTTCCATGCAAATATGTGGAAGATCGTTTTCTTCTTGGCCAAGCGATTGGTAAAGAAGCCCGCGTTGTTGTAGCTGTATTAGATGTTGGATTTGCAAAAAAACTGATAACGTTGCTCGATTAA
- the infB gene encoding translation initiation factor IF-2, whose translation MSKVRVYEYAKKHNISSKDVITKLKEMNIEVSNHMATIEDAEIVKLDATFKKNEGNTQSKPQNRQNQKPQQGVKPQVQSKTNPKSFEGNTAPSKVKVVSPPKTGENKSFSPGKGNKKPFNNNNQNRNNNNNRKKNHTPVVQAQPQVRKVKELPAKITYSESLTVGELAKKIYREPSEIIKKLFLLGVMATINQVLDKDAIELIASEYGVEVEEEIKVDTTDLEVYFTEDTSEELVERPSVVTIMGHVDHGKTTLLDSIRNTKVSEGEAGGITQHIGAYQIVQNGKKITFLDTPGHAAFTTMRARGAKITDITILVVAADDGVMPQTVEAINHAKAAEVPIIVAVNKMDKEAANADRVMQELTEHGLVSEAWGGDTIFVPLSAKTGEGIDSLIEMLLLVGEVEEFKANPKRKAVGTVIEARLDKGRGSVATLLVQNGTLKIGDPIVVGHTFGRVRAMVNDLGRRVKEAGPSTPVEITGLNDVPQAGDRFVVFDDEKTARQVGESRAQTALVAQRGEKSVVSLETLFDQLKLGEMKDLNIVLKADVQGSAEAVAASLQKIDVEGVNIKIIHSGAGAINESDITLASASNAIVIGFNVRPDVNAKRAAEQEKVDVRLHSIIYKVIEEIEAAMKGMLDPEFKEKVIGQAEIRQTFKVSKVGTIAGSYVTDGKITRDSGIRLIRNGVVVFEGQIDALKRFKDDAKEVAQGYECGVTIKNFNDVKEGDIIEAYVMEEIERK comes from the coding sequence ATGAGTAAAGTACGTGTATATGAATACGCAAAAAAACACAATATTTCAAGTAAAGACGTAATTACAAAACTAAAAGAAATGAATATAGAGGTTTCAAACCATATGGCAACTATAGAAGATGCAGAGATTGTTAAGCTAGACGCAACCTTCAAGAAAAATGAAGGAAATACACAGTCCAAGCCACAAAACCGCCAAAATCAAAAACCACAACAGGGAGTTAAACCTCAAGTGCAGAGTAAAACAAATCCAAAGTCTTTTGAGGGTAACACTGCACCCAGCAAGGTGAAAGTTGTCTCTCCACCAAAAACGGGTGAAAATAAATCTTTTAGCCCTGGAAAAGGAAATAAAAAACCTTTTAATAATAATAACCAAAACCGCAATAATAATAATAACAGGAAAAAGAACCATACTCCTGTTGTGCAAGCACAGCCTCAAGTGAGAAAAGTGAAAGAGCTTCCTGCTAAGATTACTTATAGTGAATCATTGACTGTTGGCGAACTAGCGAAAAAAATATATCGCGAACCATCTGAAATCATTAAAAAGCTCTTTTTACTAGGTGTTATGGCAACTATTAACCAGGTGCTTGATAAGGATGCGATTGAATTAATTGCAAGTGAATATGGGGTCGAAGTGGAAGAAGAAATTAAAGTTGATACGACTGACCTTGAAGTTTACTTTACGGAGGACACTTCTGAAGAGCTTGTAGAAAGACCGTCTGTCGTTACAATTATGGGTCACGTTGACCACGGTAAAACAACCTTGCTCGACTCTATTCGTAACACCAAGGTTTCAGAAGGCGAAGCAGGTGGAATCACTCAGCATATCGGTGCATACCAAATCGTGCAAAATGGAAAGAAAATTACATTCCTTGATACACCGGGTCACGCAGCCTTTACTACTATGCGTGCTCGTGGTGCAAAAATTACTGATATAACAATCCTTGTTGTTGCAGCTGATGATGGTGTAATGCCGCAAACAGTTGAAGCAATTAATCATGCAAAGGCAGCCGAGGTTCCAATTATTGTTGCAGTTAATAAAATGGATAAAGAAGCGGCTAACGCTGATCGTGTTATGCAGGAACTCACCGAGCATGGATTAGTTTCTGAGGCCTGGGGCGGGGACACCATCTTTGTTCCTCTTTCTGCAAAAACTGGAGAAGGTATCGATAGTCTAATTGAGATGCTTCTTCTAGTTGGTGAAGTAGAAGAATTTAAGGCAAATCCAAAGCGTAAAGCTGTGGGTACAGTAATTGAGGCTCGCTTAGATAAAGGTCGTGGCTCCGTTGCAACCTTATTAGTTCAAAATGGTACACTAAAAATCGGTGATCCGATCGTTGTCGGACATACGTTTGGCCGTGTCCGTGCGATGGTGAACGATTTAGGACGCCGCGTGAAAGAAGCTGGACCATCAACTCCTGTTGAAATAACAGGACTTAATGACGTCCCGCAAGCTGGTGATCGTTTTGTTGTTTTTGATGATGAGAAAACAGCTCGTCAAGTTGGTGAATCCCGTGCCCAAACGGCATTAGTCGCTCAACGTGGCGAAAAATCCGTTGTTAGCCTAGAAACTTTATTTGACCAATTAAAGCTAGGTGAAATGAAAGACCTGAATATTGTCTTAAAAGCAGATGTTCAAGGATCAGCTGAAGCCGTTGCAGCTTCTTTACAAAAAATTGACGTTGAAGGTGTAAATATCAAAATCATTCATAGTGGTGCAGGTGCCATTAATGAGTCAGATATTACGCTTGCATCCGCTTCTAATGCAATTGTGATTGGCTTTAACGTTCGTCCAGATGTTAATGCGAAACGTGCTGCAGAACAAGAAAAAGTGGATGTTCGTCTTCATAGTATTATTTATAAAGTCATTGAGGAAATTGAAGCGGCAATGAAAGGAATGCTTGACCCAGAATTTAAAGAAAAAGTGATTGGTCAAGCTGAAATTCGCCAAACCTTCAAAGTTTCAAAAGTAGGAACCATTGCAGGTTCTTATGTAACCGATGGTAAAATTACCCGCGACAGTGGAATTCGTTTAATTCGAAACGGTGTTGTCGTTTTTGAAGGTCAAATTGATGCCTTAAAACGCTTTAAAGATGATGCCAAGGAAGTAGCACAAGGCTACGAGTGTGGTGTTACAATTAAAAACTTCAATGATGTTAAAGAAGGCGATATTATTGAAGCATATGTAATGGAAGAGATTGAGCGTAAATGA
- a CDS encoding DUF503 domain-containing protein, with product MIVGIAECECIIYNAHSLKEKRAVLQRILTRLKQKFNVSVSEVGYQDMWQRTKIAIAVVTSTRVTTEHELQNALKLIDSFPEIERTITDIEWL from the coding sequence ATGATTGTCGGCATTGCCGAGTGTGAATGTATCATTTATAATGCCCATTCATTAAAAGAAAAGCGGGCAGTTCTGCAGAGAATCCTAACTCGTTTGAAGCAAAAATTTAATGTTTCTGTTTCAGAGGTAGGCTACCAGGATATGTGGCAAAGGACGAAAATTGCCATTGCCGTAGTCACCTCAACTCGTGTTACTACTGAGCACGAACTGCAGAATGCCTTGAAATTAATCGACTCCTTTCCAGAAATAGAAAGAACGATTACTGATATTGAATGGCTTTAA
- the rbfA gene encoding 30S ribosome-binding factor RbfA, translated as MSHRANRVGEQMKKELSDIIGRKIKDPRIGFVTVTEVQVTGDLQQAKVYISVLGDEEQKENTLKGLAKAKGFIRSEIGHRIRLRKTPEILFEWDESMAYGNRINSLIHQLHRDEEKPMENNEEE; from the coding sequence ATGAGCCACAGAGCAAATCGTGTGGGAGAGCAAATGAAAAAAGAATTAAGTGACATCATCGGACGAAAAATTAAAGATCCTCGGATCGGCTTTGTGACGGTTACTGAAGTTCAAGTGACTGGAGATCTTCAACAGGCAAAAGTATATATTTCTGTATTGGGTGATGAGGAGCAAAAGGAGAATACCTTAAAAGGGCTTGCAAAGGCGAAAGGTTTCATTCGGTCTGAAATAGGACACCGTATCCGCCTCCGCAAAACACCTGAAATCCTTTTTGAATGGGATGAATCGATGGCCTACGGTAATCGAATTAACTCTCTCATCCATCAATTGCATAGAGATGAAGAGAAACCTATGGAAAATAATGAAGAAGAATAG
- the truB gene encoding tRNA pseudouridine(55) synthase TruB: MEGILPLYKPAGMTSHDCIFRLRKILKTKKVGHTGTLDPDVTGVLPICIGKATKVAEYITDAGKTYEGEVTIGFSTTTEDASGEIVEKKKVNRAISREEIQQTLLSLTGEIKQTPPMFSAVKVGGTRLYEYARKGIEVERPTRVVTIYSIELLDDRDVYKGEETISFRFRVSCSKGTYIRTLAVMIGELLGYPAHMSNLKRVQSAAFHLEDCLTFEQVEELMETGKIEASLRPLEMAISHLPKYVINDKVAEKVKNGALLQIPEHLKNSNGPIVAETEAGLALAIYSIHPNKPGLLKPVKVLRNEQE; the protein is encoded by the coding sequence GTGGAAGGGATCTTACCTTTATATAAACCAGCTGGCATGACATCGCATGATTGTATTTTCCGATTGCGAAAAATATTAAAAACTAAAAAGGTAGGCCATACGGGCACACTTGATCCTGATGTGACTGGTGTTCTTCCTATTTGTATAGGGAAGGCCACGAAGGTAGCTGAGTACATAACGGATGCAGGAAAAACCTATGAGGGAGAGGTAACAATTGGTTTTTCAACAACTACTGAGGATGCATCAGGAGAAATAGTTGAAAAAAAGAAAGTAAATAGGGCCATTTCAAGAGAAGAAATCCAACAGACTCTTCTGTCTCTTACAGGAGAAATAAAACAAACACCGCCGATGTTTTCAGCCGTAAAAGTAGGTGGAACACGTCTATATGAATATGCTCGAAAAGGGATTGAAGTGGAACGGCCTACTAGAGTGGTGACAATTTATTCTATTGAATTACTGGATGATCGTGATGTCTATAAAGGAGAGGAAACAATCTCCTTCCGTTTTAGAGTAAGCTGCAGTAAAGGGACATATATAAGGACTCTTGCTGTAATGATTGGTGAATTACTTGGGTACCCGGCACATATGTCAAACTTAAAACGGGTACAATCTGCCGCCTTTCATTTAGAGGATTGTTTAACCTTTGAACAGGTTGAAGAGCTGATGGAAACAGGGAAGATTGAAGCTAGTTTAAGACCGCTGGAAATGGCAATTTCTCATTTGCCGAAATACGTAATAAATGATAAAGTAGCAGAGAAAGTGAAAAATGGCGCACTTTTACAAATACCTGAACATTTAAAAAATAGCAACGGACCTATTGTCGCTGAAACAGAAGCTGGCCTGGCACTTGCGATTTACTCCATTCATCCAAACAAGCCAGGACTTCTTAAGCCGGTAAAAGTATTGCGAAATGAGCAAGAATAA
- the ribF gene encoding bifunctional riboflavin kinase/FAD synthetase, translated as MEVIKLSFPLNIDRIKIPPLAMALGYFDGVHLGHQKVILEAKKQAEDKGLRSAVMTFDPHPSVVLGKGQKHVHYITPTAEKEKVIEDLGIDFLFILHFTAEFANLLPQEFIDQYVIGLNVKHVVAGFDFSYGRMGKGTMETIPFHSREQFLFTVIPKLTIDDEKVSSTRIRQYIKDGKTDRLPELLGRYYSTSGMVVHGDKRGRTIGFPTANCDIRDEFILPPIGVYAVRMKVDGTWYQGVCNLGYKPTFNKEANKTSVEVHLFNFDQDIYGEKVIVEWHLYLRKEQKFSGIEELISQIEKDKQNAIKYFEKFDKISANP; from the coding sequence TTGGAAGTAATTAAACTTAGTTTTCCGTTAAATATAGATAGAATTAAAATACCGCCCTTAGCGATGGCGCTGGGTTATTTTGATGGAGTTCATTTAGGCCATCAGAAAGTCATTCTTGAAGCAAAAAAACAGGCTGAGGATAAAGGTTTGCGCTCTGCAGTCATGACCTTTGATCCCCATCCATCAGTTGTTTTAGGAAAAGGCCAAAAACATGTTCATTATATAACACCGACAGCTGAAAAAGAAAAAGTAATTGAAGATTTGGGAATTGATTTTCTATTTATACTCCATTTTACAGCGGAATTTGCAAACCTGCTGCCACAAGAATTTATCGATCAATATGTGATTGGATTAAATGTCAAACACGTTGTGGCGGGCTTTGATTTTTCATATGGGAGGATGGGTAAAGGGACGATGGAAACCATTCCATTTCATTCAAGGGAACAATTTTTGTTTACAGTTATCCCAAAGTTAACCATAGACGATGAAAAAGTAAGTTCAACACGTATCCGCCAATACATAAAGGACGGTAAAACAGACAGATTGCCAGAACTGTTAGGCAGATATTATTCAACTTCTGGAATGGTTGTCCATGGTGATAAACGAGGACGGACAATTGGTTTTCCAACAGCAAATTGTGACATCAGAGACGAATTTATCTTACCGCCAATAGGTGTCTACGCAGTTAGAATGAAGGTTGATGGTACATGGTATCAAGGAGTTTGCAATTTAGGCTATAAACCAACCTTTAATAAGGAAGCGAACAAAACTTCTGTCGAAGTTCATTTATTTAATTTTGATCAAGATATCTATGGGGAAAAAGTGATAGTCGAATGGCATCTTTATTTAAGAAAAGAACAAAAGTTTTCTGGGATTGAAGAACTGATCTCACAAATTGAGAAAGATAAACAAAATGCCATAAAGTACTTTGAAAAATTCGACAAAATTTCAGCTAATCCATGA
- the rpsO gene encoding 30S ribosomal protein S15 codes for MAITQERKNELINEYKTHENDTGSAEVQIAVLTESINNLNEHLRTHKKDHHSRRGLLKMVGKRRNLLTYLRNNEVQRYRVLIKKLGLRR; via the coding sequence ATGGCAATCACTCAAGAGCGTAAAAATGAGCTTATCAATGAGTATAAAACTCATGAAAACGATACTGGATCTGCAGAGGTTCAAATCGCTGTCCTTACTGAATCAATCAACAATTTGAATGAGCACTTACGTACTCATAAGAAGGACCACCACTCACGTCGCGGTCTGTTGAAAATGGTTGGTAAGCGTCGTAATCTTTTAACTTACCTGCGTAACAATGAAGTTCAACGTTACCGTGTGTTAATCAAAAAACTTGGTCTTCGTAG